From Notolabrus celidotus isolate fNotCel1 unplaced genomic scaffold, fNotCel1.pri scaffold_240_arrow_ctg1, whole genome shotgun sequence, a single genomic window includes:
- the LOC117809144 gene encoding MAX gene-associated protein-like isoform X3 gives MASRKKQRRVVFDEEEASTPAADQPPASSPKLGRTSEGGMAGSTAVKVGMMGNPNMSPVNLSPGGLSPGCLSPGGLSPGGLSPDSVCRGIKVTLENNSMWNEFFKCRTEMILTKQGCRMFPYCRFRISGLQPSRKYSLIMDLQPVDDRRYGWTDSSWQVAGEAEARVKSAPFFHPESPSTGQHWMQNPVSFYKLKLTNNIADKEGNVILYPMHRYLPRLHLVQTDKPAKDIKLNGPAVFTFPQTEFMAVTAYQNCRFAQLKVDYNPFAKGLREDSPSTKGLTLKLNSRKDLHRDRGSTASELHPVKKSLKSLLANHKPRNSKAPDPKPSVSGDLQKPSTPNRDQSAAKTTGESSRSPPAQKLFSELIREAHVSLQRCSLQQLSINNNHVSHQTGQTNTKTTTENHNRPEDSKSVTPPGHTGGGTVPKRKVKQGVLNSLDCRDNISCAPSGSKTLSVDSDPRQKPEALSQEKVKPHKRPAPLPLPALALFLKQHSTKSKKNRGRQDSPPRALPPEPLPKPPSSAEDPPPHPVEDETAPSKDLPDDITQNENQTNAPPPPKEDVRGVHGQAAEASAQPSSPQSPDASAASDPNEQRTPYLSGSDPEGPGPELADSSAVSPISDQPLSSIISSSYTTSSPSLSSSCHPVLPVQVSPSDPSIMKSESLLLDPECSSFGFDPLSPASSPEPLPSLPVSLTLELDSTTAEPSPVPPEDLVQGDGSSVFKWHTVLLPPEHYSTSSFTTFQATPQSLALASVTSPVLPSETPSLPEPKSLDPSSPPPEAALSFEVNEQVLPFPAELSPLALHLPLSPTFSSLDAGGLSPTPSLSDLVHLFSIDGDLGMGMEFSNSEALAAPCPPQSTGEADSQEPPPPLQEVPTFKPGRRRKKCRRRKVIKTDMETNNSTYTLMQPNLEEVEEQLFISFTSKEALKLHVVDSLRASVCEPQTTSEAHLQPPSDSPERGETVDSLQEKLASLQSILLRDLKLMRHRQVIHPVLQEVGLKMNLLDPTQAIDLQYLGVRLPLPPRQGVSVEQANLEMSQSTGVCGVFMSRTGKTTDVTQIKGWRDKFSSSEAPPPPAVPEAGPVPGPVPGPVPGPGPGPGPGPDLQKRNLSAFCSDMLDEYLENEGKLIDQRADSFSQPQLDPPVYQLPTSSTSYVRTLHSVLKKQTTGTPTSDLISGFVPPSMRPKVSPKESKNPRRETAKRRGPKPQKPRPEPASAPTSGSSPGESNYVTKQPVVLTLSEPLHPSGHPHPSDPPHPSEPPHPSEPLTASEPLPASEPSSPVIKPKRQRHHLRVQSDTPQPPAVKRRRKLKPGTVSKTFGPWSSTDSHPADTEDLAPLESDSELGNGNHEVPVMTRALLRQKDLEDGGVWEGRPRTRVTEERAAIALTSLFTLKGFVIENPTKPVQVVQRQAPPCLNEFCRLGCVCSSLSYCSRISHCGRPACMLGCSCLKQKVVLLQNLEPDSSPSHQGSRKRRKRRMKMAYVLKEAESVSQPAERVQTLWKKDSRDLDPDPIQVPKADHLPGRHETRESSSCARVRGFHLKGRSRRQQGTPEDKKSEDTYLNRQKQKDAQSSAPPPDGRDQPGPLASSLASAAESTPKPSKRLIILAEGKWGSAADRSQVLKHLCERMARDQLDQPFWVWGYRIVPISQTPEGSGPDRCIQYRVHISRPEPGPEKPAAPVNRPPGETSSGPQGQVFRGVEPPEDWQREVEEGEIEEEVGPTCQPLRDGRSTEEVNRRREKKKMVSLGLPFLTGVSPAGFLSTNRKQPGGTEHLIQVNGKLYPLAKIQLGQMGALHPANRLAAYLTGRVGSNRKQLGSSKPPQNQNLGLTPHTASSSAPPPKSQPSFPVLKIKAPPTEEAPPIHLHQSAAPSAQPTPEGAGKKVVTLKVYPGQTRGANQVRVVPETSAHSNPPTDNRLSRSLVQNPALQVSQMMVFPAPSPSGKFPVLGPSPPPTGQRMILKPVQTTSGAQYFRRPDGKLVQLVPISQLRPVNQGQIKIQNHDKNQTLSMQRALPPASCQTPILTAGGQTPPQASGPSPLPTLPPCPALPAVPNVAQKSTCSFKIFPTDSTKEPMIVTCVKVPPPPLTKVLTGPASLTLPQPHPQTPPMNFLSLNPSSGGGAELGVKTVTVTPGGRVIHQNPKPASPGSEVTPEPDPTAQRVRPHIPALMGGAITRVETGPSAAETGGGAKHASDMLEQEESESSETENSSDIDEDTDGERETDKFGVDTELVAMETMASMAELGGAESSETENSSDLEKTTDEDLESAKYQRRVHNMLEKQRRGKMKKLFRKLKRELGQQEKTPKIHILNKAVQIIQELRKTETSLTDLKRKLTKRRDDFLCIIAPTTERMEAELLDELMDNLSDEDRVVAVTTSKEDIDVHSISMDQLNVDQRNTQRSYTSGQDSKDSLSEGKLNQDQTIHAAFKALRSVLNSNNSSREHLLQKAHREIQSLQRETTILKSLKTCLKKQRDTYRRKIQHRSAGQSEKRIFRRRRSAKTDSAANQLQASGGGGASSSTRDDITSSSLYLQQQTSKAPPTLSLQTPPTPVSRLAPPTASHPASVTRDRTRTVPNILRRSRNTEKDVASVTFNLSALNNQQIHLASVLHPQTGEIYCSSAPLAITNLADVNNLLHLVQPTGQQQQQQQQQHIETDQQPLQLSQSPSDPGLWKDGSVGQDSPSASRSGDSVGGVDGSLRGASGLTSLLQEIDFLNTVSQVTAGVEAELQEECDAVGGALEQGGPWLLQLDSDSEDTVTLETPETEIMRSQLQPGILTPPPLLQMKAGGTKEAEPAVTDVAAREEEGGEKDVSWKPMPRLVPLGLRGHAPS, from the exons ATGGCTTCTAGGAAGAAGCAGAGACGGGTGGTGTTTGACGAAGAGGAGGCATCCACACCTGCAGCAGACCAACCACCTGCGTCTTCTCCTAAACTGGGGAGGACAAGTGAAGGAGGGATGGCAGGAAGCACCGCTGTCAAAGTGGGTATGATGGGTAACCCCAACATGAGCCCGGTTAACCTGTCACCTGGCGGCCTGTCACCTGGTTGCCTGTCACCTGGCGGCCTGTCACCTGGCGGCCTGTCACCTGACAGCGTCTGCAGAGGCATCAAAGTGACGCTGGAGAACAACAGCATGTGGAACGAGTTCTTCAAATGCAGAACAGAGATGATACTGACCAAACAAGGCTGCAGGATGTTCCCCTATTGTCGCTTCCGTATCTCTGGCCTGCAGCCCTCCAGGAAGTACTCGTTGATCATGGACTTACAACCTGTGGATGACCGTCGGTACGGGTGGACCGACAGCAGCTGGCAGGTCGCTGGGGAGGCAGAGGCTCGGGTGAAAAGTGCACCATTTTTTCATCCCGAGTCCCCATCGACAGGTCAACACTGGATGCAGAACCCAGTGTCCTTTTACAAACTCAAACTCACCAACAACATCGCGGACAAGGAGGGCAATGTCATCCTGTACCCAATGCACCGATACCTACCCCGCCTGCACCTGGTCCAGACTGACAAACCAGCTAAAGACATTAAGTTAAACGGTCCTGCTGTCTTCACTTTCCCTCAGACCGAGTTCATGGCCGTCACTGCGTATCAGAACTGTCGCTTTGCTCAGCTGAAAGTGGACTACAACCCGTTCGCCAAAGGCCTGAGGGAGGACAGCCCGAGCACCAAAGGCTTAACACTAAAACTGAACTCCAGGAAAGAccttcacagagacagaggctCCACAGCTAGTGAGCTGCATCCTGTGAAGAAGAGCCTGAAGTCTTTACTGGCAAACCACAAACCTAGAAACTCAAAAGCACCAGACCCGAAGCCTTCGGTGTCAGGTGACCTGCAGAAACCCTCCACCCCAAACAGAGATCAGTCCGCTGCAAAGACCACCGGGGAGAGTTCACG CTCTCCTCCAGCTCAGAAGCTGTTTTCGGAGCTGATCCGTGAAGCTCACGTCTCTCTACAGAGGTgcagcctgcagcagctgagcatCAACAACAACCACGTCTCCCACCAGACAGGGCAGACCAACACCAAAACCACAACTGAGAACCACAACAGACCCGAGGACAGTAAATCTGTCACACCGCCTGGACACACAGGTGGAGGTACTGTACCTAAGAGGAAAGTGAAGCAGGGCGTTCTGAACTCCCTGGACTGCAGGGACAACATCAGCTGTGCTCCATCAGGGTCTAAGACCCTGTCTGTGGACTCAGACCCCCGACAGAAGCCTGAAGCTCTGTCACAAGAGAAAGTAAAACCGCACAAACGTCCAGCGCCGCTGCCTCTGCCTGCTctcgctctgtttttaaagcagcactccacaaaatctaaaaaaaacaggGGTAGGCAGGACTCTCCTCCCCGAGCACTCCCACCTGAACCCCTACCCAAACCCCCGAGTTCTGCTGAAGATCCACCACCTCATCCTGTTGAAGATGAAACTGCTCCGTCCAAGGATCTACCTGATGATATTACTCAAAACGAAAACCAGACGAATGCACCACCTCCTCCTAAAGAGGACGTCAGGGGGGTTCATGGACAGGCTGCTGAAGCCAGTGCTCAGCCTTCCAGTCCACAAAGTCCAGACGCTTCAGCTGCTTCAGACCCAAACGAACAAAGAACTCCTTATCTGTCCGGTTCAGATCCTGAAGGTCCAGGTCCAGAGCTGGCTGATAGTTCAGCTGTGTCACCAATCTCAGATCAGCCTCTGTCCTCCATCATTTCCTCATCTTATACTACCTCATCCCCTAgtctttcctcctcctgccaCCCAGTGTTACCTGTTCAGGTGTCCCCGTCAGATCCCTCTATCATGAAGTCTGAGTCTCTGCTACTGGACCCAGAGTGTTCTTCTTTTGGCTTTGATCCACTGTCTCCTGCAAGTTCTCCTGAGCCATTACCTTCGCTGCCGGTCTCCTTGACTCTTGAACTGGACTCCACGACTGCTGAACCCAGCCCGGTTCCTCCTGAGGACTTGGTGCAGGGAGACGGgtcttctgtgtttaaatggCACACAGTGTTACTTCCCCCTGAGCACTACAGCACATCTTCCTTCACTACATTTCAGGCCACACCTCAGAGTCTGGCTTTAGCCTCTGTTACCTCACCTGTGCTGCCTTCAGagaccccctccctccctgaaCCAAAGTCTCTAGACCCCTCCAGCCCCCCCCCTGAGGCTGCTCTGTCGTTTGAAGTGAATGAACAGGTGTTACCCTTCCCTGCAGAGCTGTCCCCCCTTGCGctccatctccctctgtctccgACCTTCTCCTCATTAGACGCAGGCGGTTTATCACCCACGCCTTCCCTCAGCGACCTGGTGCACCTGTTCTCCATCGATGGTGATCTCGGGATGGGGATGGAGTTTTCAAACTCCGAGGCGCTGGCTGCTCCCTGCCCGCCTCAAAGTACAGGCGAAGCAGACTCGCAAGAGCCGCCCCCGCCGCTGCAGGAGGTCCCAACATTCAAACCTGGTCGGCGCAGGAAGAAGTGTCGCCGGCGAAAAGTCATCAAGACTGACATGGAGACGAACAACTCCACCTACACGCTGATGCAGCCGAacctggaggaggtggaggagcagcTGTTCATCTCCTTCACATCCAAG GAGGCCCTCAAACTTCATGTCGTGGACTCCTTGAGAGCATCAGTGTGTGAGCCTCAGACCACATCTGAGGCTCACCTGCAGCCCCCTTCAGACTCACCTGAGCGAG GGGAGACTGTGGACAGCTTGCAGGAGAAGTTGGCGTCCTTACAGAGTATTCTTCTGAGAGACTTGAAGCTAATGAGACACCGACAGGTGATCCATCCTGTGCTGCAGGAAG TCGGTTTGAAGATGAACTTGCTTGACCCGACTCAGGCCATAGACCTGCAGTACCTTGGGGTCCGTCTGCCCCTCCCCCCTCGTCAAGGAGTCTCTGTGGAACAAGCAAACTTGGAGATGTCCCAAAGTACAG gtgtttgtggtgtgttcatgtctcgaacaggaaaaacaacagaTGTGACTCAAATTAAAGGGTGGAGAGACAAATTCAGTTCATCTGAGGCCCCGCCCCCTCCTGCGGTACCTGAAG CTGGTCCTGTTCCTGGTCCTGTTCCTGGTCCTgttcctggtcctggtcctggtcctggccCTGGTCCTGACCTACAGAAGAGGAACCTGTCTGCGTTCTGCAGCGACATGTTGGATGAATATCTGGAGAATGAGGGGAAGCTGATCGATCAGCGAGCCGACAGCTTCTCTCAGCCCCAGCTGGACCCTCCGGTCTACCAGCTGCCCACGAGCAGCACCAGCTACGTCCGGACCCTCCACAGCGTCCTGAAGAAGCAGACGACTGGGACCCCTACCTCAGACCTCATATCTGGATTTGTCCCCCCCTCCATGAGACCAAAAGTTTCCCCAAAAGAGTCCAAAAACCCTCGGAGAGAAACAGCCAAGCGGAGAGGTCCAAAACCACAGAAACCCAGACCAGAACCTGCTTCAGCTCCTACTTCGGGATCCAGTCCAGGCGAGTCAAACTATGTGACTAAACAACCTGTGGTTCTTACTCTATCAGAGCCCCTCCATCCATCAGGGCACCCCCATCCATCAGATCCACCCCATCCATCAGAACCACCCCATCCATCAGAACCCCTCACTGCATCAGAACCCCTCCCTGCATCAGAACCCTCGTCCCCTGTCATCAAACCGAAGAGACAGAGGCATCACCTAAGGGTCCAGTCCGACACACCTCAGCCCCCTGCagtaaagaggagaagaaagctgAAACCCGGGACCGTGTCTAAGACTTTTGGCCCCTGGAGCTCCACAGACTCCCATCCTGCTGACACAGAGGACCTGGCTCCACTGGAGTCAGACTCTGAACTCGGGAATGGAAACCACGAGGTCCCTGTGATGACTCGGGCCCTGCTGAGACAGAAAGACCTGGAGGATGGGGGAGTCTGGGAGGGACGACCCAGGACTAGAGTTACTGAAGAGAGGGCCGCCATCGCTCTGACATCACTGTTCACTCTGAAG GGTTTTGTCATTGAGAACCCGACTAAGCCGGTCCAGGTGGTCCAGAGACAGGCCCCACCCTGCCTGAACGAGTTCTGCAGGCTGGGCTGCGTGTGCTCTAGTCTGTCTTACTGCTCCAGGATCAGTCACTGCGGCCGGCCTGCCTGCATGCTGGGCTGCAGCTGCCTCAAACAGAAGGTGGTTCTCCTGCAGAACCTGGAACCGGACTCCAGTCCTTCCCACCAagggagcaggaagaggaggaagaggaggatgaagatggcCTACG TTCTGAAGGAGGCTGAGAGTGTTTCCCAGCCTGCAGAGAGGGTCCAGACTCTGTGGAAGAAGGATAGCAGAGACTTGGATCCAGACCCGATCCAGGTCCCTAAAGCAGATCACTTGCCCGGCCGTCAT GAGACCCGCGAGTCCAGCAGCTGTGCCCGGGTCCGAGGTTTCCACCTGAAGGGGAGGAGCcgcagacagcag GGAACACCTGAAGACAAAAAGTCTGAAGACACTTATCTGAACCGCCAGAAACAAAAGGACGCCCAGAGCTCCGCCCCTCCACCAG ATGGACGGGATCAGCCGGGCCCCTTGGCCTCGTCTTTGGCTTCTGCTGCGGAGTCGACGCCAAAACCGTCGAAGCGTCTGATCATCCTCGCGGAGGGGAAGTGGGGCAGCGCCGCCGACAGGAGCCAGGTGTTGAAGCATTTGTGCGAGCGGATGGCTCGGGACCAGCTGGACCAACCGTTCTGGGTTTGGGGTTATCGGATCGTCCCAATCAGCCAGACCCCCGAGGGGAGTGGACCAGACCGCTGCATCCAGTACAGAGTCCACATTtccagaccagaaccaggacCTGAGAAACCAGCAGCCCCAGTGAATCGACCACCAGGAGAAACCAGCTCAGGCCCTCAAGGACAG GTGTTCAGGGGGGTGGAGCCTCCGGAAGATTGGCAGCGAGAGGTGGAAGAAGGTGAGATTGAGGAGGAGGTGGGACCAACATGTCAACCGCTGCGTGATGGGAGGAGCACTGAAGAAGTGaatagaagaagagagaagaagaagatggtcAGCCTGGGTCTGCCGTTCCTCACTGGAGTCTCACCTGCCGGGTTTCTGTCCACCAACAGGAAACAGCCCGGAGGAACCGAGCACCTGATCCAG gtgaatgggaagCTGTATCCTCTCGCTAAGATCCAGTTGGGACAGATGGGGGCGCTCCACCCTGCGAACAGGTTAGCGGCGTACCTGACAGGTCGGGTTGGGTCCAACAGGAAGCAGCTGGGCTCCTCTAAACCACCTCAGAACCAGAACCTGGGACTGACCCCCCACACAGCATCCTCGTCGGCCCCCCCACCCAAATCTCAGCCGTCATTTCCAGTGCTCAAGATTAAGGCCCCGCCCACAG AGGAAGCTCCGCCCATCCATCTCCACCAATCCGCTGCCCCGTCTGCCCAGCCTACACCTGAAGGAGCGGGGAAGAAGGTCGTCACCTTGAAGGTGTACCCCGGTCAGACACGGGGGGCCAATCAGGTCAGAGTGGTACCTGAGACATCTGCTCACTCCAACCCCCCAACAG ACAATCGGTTGAGCAGATCTCTTGTACAGAACCCGGCTCTTCAGGTCTCTCAGATGATGGTATTTCCAGCACCTAGTCCTAGTGGGAAGTTTCCTGTACTGGGTCCCTCACCGCCCCCCACCGGTCAGAGGATGATCCTGAAGCCTGTCCAGACTACATCAGGAGCCCAGTACTTTCGCAGACCAGATGGGAAACTGGTTCAACTGGTTCCAATCAGCCAGCTGAGACCAGTAAACCAGGGCCAGATCAAGATCCAGAACCATGACAAGAACCAGACCCTGTCCATGCAAAGAG cccTCCCTCCTGCTTCCTGTCAGACTCCTATCCTAACTGCTGGTGGACAGACCCCCCCTCAGGCCTCAGGTCCTTCCCCTCTGCCCACCCTCCCCCCCTGCCCCGCCCTCCCCGCCGTCCCCAATGTTGCTCAGAAGTCGACGTGCAGCTTTAAAATCTTCCCCACCGACTCCACAAAAGAACCGATGATTGTTACCTGTGTTAAAGTCCCGCCCCCTCCTCTGACCAAGGTGTTGACTGGCCCCGCCTCCCTCACCCTTCCCCAGCCTCACCCTCAAACTCCCCCCATGAACTTCCTATCTCTGAACCCGTCTTCAGGCGGGGGGGCGGAGCTTGGCGTGAAAACAGTGACAGTAACTCCTGGTGGGAGGGTTATCCATCAGAACCCCAAACCAGCTTCaccagggtcagaggtcacacctGAACCTGACCCCACCGCGCAGAGAGTCCGACCGCACATTCCCGCCCTGATGGGCGGGGCCATCACGCGTGTGGAGACGGGGCcttctgctgcagagacaggGGGCGGAGCAAAGCACGCGTCAGACATGTTGGAACAGGAGGAGTCAGAGAGCAGCGAGACGGAGAACTCGTCAGACATCGATGAGGACactgacggagagagagagacagacaagtTTGGG GTTGACACAGAGCTTGTTGCCATGGAGACGATGGCATCCATGGCGGAGTTGGGTGGGGCCGAGAGCAGCGAGACGGAGAACTCGTCAGACTTGGAGAAGACAACAGATGAAGACTTAGAGTCGGCTAAATATCAG CGCCGTGTTCACAACATGCTGGAGAAGCAGCGTCGCGGGAAGATGAAGAAGCTGTTCAGAAAACTAAAGAGGGAACTGGGACAGCAAGAGAAGACCCCAAAGATCCACATCCTGAACAAG gCGGTCCAGATAATCCAGGAGCTGAGGAAGACCGAAACAAGTCTGACCGATCTAAAGAGAAAACTCACGAAGAGGAGGGACGACTTCCTCTGCATCATTGCTCCAACCACag AAAGGATGGAGGCGGAGCTGTTGGATGAGCTGATGGATAACTTGTCTGATGAAGATCGAGTTGTCGCCGTGACGACAAGTAAG gAGGACATTGATGTTCACAGCATCTCGATGGATCAGCTGAATGTGGATCAGAGGAATACACAGAGGAGTTACACATCAGGCCAGGACTCAAA AGACAGTCTGAGTGAAGGGAAGCTGAACCAGGACCAGACCATCCACGCCGCCTTTAAAGCTCTCCGATCAGTCCTGAACAGCAACAACTCTTCAAGAGAACACCTGCTGCAAAAG GCTCATCGAGAGATTCAGTCCCTGCAGCGCGAGACCACGATCCTGAAGAGCCTGAAGACCTGTCTGAAGAAGCAGAGAGACACCTACCGGAGGAAGATCCAACacagatcag caggtCAAAGTGAGAAAAGAATCTTCAGGAGGCGCCGCTCAGCCAAGACAGACtcagcagccaatcagctgcAGGCTTCTGGAGGGGGCGGTGCCTCATCATCAACCcgtgatgacatcacatcatCATCTTTATACCTGCAGCAGCAAACTTCAAAGGCTCCTCCCACTCTGAGCCTGCAGACTCCTCCCACTCCTGTATCTCGTTTGGCTCCTCCCACTGCCTCCCACCCTGCGTCAGTAACTCGGGACAGGACACGAACAGTTCCAAACATCCTGAGACGCAGCCGAAACACCGAGAAGG ATGTGGCCTCCGTCACCTTCAACCTCTCTGCACTGAACAATCAGCAGATCCACCTCGCCTCTGTACTCCACCCCCAAACGGGTGAGATCTACTGCAGCTCCGCCCCCCTCGCCATCACTAACCTTGCAG ATGTCAACAACCTGCTGCACCTGGTTCAACCAAcaggacaacaacaacaacaacaacaacaacaacacatagaAACAGACCAGCAGCCTCTACAGCTCAGCCAGTCCCCTTCAGATCCAGGTCTTTGGAAGGATGGCTCTGTGGGCCAGGACAGTCCCTCTGCGAGCCGGTCTGGGGACTCTGTGGGTGGGGTTGATGGGTCTTTGAGAGGGGCTTCTGGTCTGACATCACTCCTTCAGGAGATTGACTTCCTAAACACCGTCTCTCAAGTCACAGCAGGGGTGGAGGCAGAGCTTCAAGAGGAGTGTGATGCTGTGGGTGGGGCCTTGGAGCAGGGTGGCCCCTGGCTCCTACAGCTAGACTCAGACTCTGAGGACACTGTGACCTTAGAGACCCCAGAGACAGAGATCATGAGGAGCCAGCTGCAGCCAGGCATCCTGACTCCGCCCCCCCTGCTGCAGATGAAGGCGGGAGGGACAAAGGAGGCGGAGCCTGCCGTTACTGATGTAGCCGccagagaagaggagggtggAGAGAAAGACGTGTCTTGGAAGCCAATGCCAAGGCTGGTCCCCCTTGGActaagaggccacgcccccagTTGA